CTCCAAGGGAAAAGAAGCCAAATGAGATGTTGGTTTGttcttcttgttcttcttcTATAAACGACGACAAAGAAAAGCTTAAACGACAATTGAGTATGAGCTTGGCTGCTAGGAAGAGTCTTGAGATTATGTGTACAAGTTTGGGTAAAGAGAAAGAGATTATGGCTTCTGAGCTTTCTAGGAAAGTTCAAGAAATTGCTGAGCTTGAAGAGTTGATAAGTGATTTAAGAGCACAAAACGACATGTTGTTAGGGAAAGTGAAAGCTTGTGCTGTTGAACATAaggatattattaataataataagagattGTTATTATCTGGTGTGGGAGAGTCCAGCCAAGGTGGTAATAATAATGCTGCTTTACAGGAAAGGAACAAGACTCTTTCTGAGCAGCTTTTGAAATCCCTTGATGGGTATAGATCTATGAAGAGAAAGCTTAAGGATTGTCAAGAGGAGAATGGGAAAATGGAGAATGTGATTGAGAGAATTGGAGGTGAAGTGAAGAATGGGGTTGAGAGAGTGAAGAGTTTGAAGGAGAAGATTATTATTGgtaataagaagaataataataataataataacaatgatGAAAGTGTGGATATTATTGAGGATATTAAGGCTTTGGAGGGTATGTTTGAGGATCTTAATTTGAAGATTTCTAAGCATAGGTACAAGAAAAGTGAGTCTCCTAAGAAGAACAAAAGTGACACCAAAAAAGTCAGTAAGTGTTCTGCTACTGCTGCTGTTTTGGAGTAACTGAGATTGTAAGTCACTCAAAATTTACTTGTGGAATTTAGACAAGAGGGTGGTGTGATGTggatgaaaatagagaaaagCAATAAATATGAAGAATAGGTGATGGGTTCTGGTGGAGATGTAAAATGCTAGAGACATTGCTCTCCTAGAATAGGAGCCCCCCTATCTGGTCTGACCACATTTGGGTCCTCTTTTGTTTTTGTGTAGATTTTTAGGGTGCTCAACATTGTACCACTATCTTTGGAATTTTGAGAAAAGGCCAAAGAGAATCAGTTATGATGTGTCAAAAAGGAGAAACATTAACTTTTAGCACGTTGGGTGTTTGTGTGATTTGATTTTTTCCAGGTTTTGACATGACCCCACTTCTTACCCCTGCCCCACACTGTTGTATAATTCCAATTTACTTCTTATTTAGTATCCTTTTCTTTGAAAGCAAGAGATGATAATGAAAAGTTTGAGCAACTCTTAATAGTACTGTTCACCTTTTCTATGTTCTTCCTAATATTTAGTTTGATTTAAAATCATTAACACATGCCAAAGAGACAAAATCaccttaaaaagaaaaataccttATATTACTACACCACTATGAGAAAAAAAGTTTCTAATGTTTATTGAAAAGGTGGCCTAAAATATGTACAtgactttttgtaaataataaaacaagcattttatttttagaaacttTGTAACTTGGAAGCAGCAATAGAGTTCAAAACCCATGAATTGCTTACTACTTTGGCTTCAGATGAACTTGCTAGAACCTCTGCATTGTACCGCCTATGGCTAATGGTCTCGTCCCTCTTGGTGGGATCAGAATGATTAAGAAGCTCGAGGCTGTAAATAACATACGTTTGGCTTTCGAAAGAGCTGAACAGCATCTCTTTATGGGGAGATGAAACAGGTTTTCTATGCAGAATAGTTCCTCCAGCAGCAGCTATGAGATCTTGTAGATAGCCTTTGTATGAAGATTCGAAATCTCCCATGAAATAAAACTTAAACCCGTCAAACAGCTTCGGTTGCTGCAAcaagaaaatttataaatttgaatgtCATGATACAATAATGCAAAGTGCTCACTTGAGATTATCACTAGAGTTTTAGTACTAACTGTAAAGgtaaaaataacagaaaaatgCATTCAATATCAAAAAATGgttcaaatatttaattaagttgttAAGCTAGGCGCTTTAAAAGAAGTACAAAAAGTGATGAGCTAAGATAAATAAATGATTTTGTGAAGGTTATGGGGAACCAACCTTGTTCTGAACCCTGAGTCTTCCAAGTCGAGGGCCATCCTGGATTCCATGACTGTCCACAGTAACTTCAAAACACTCTTCATCAACAAGTTTCATTGCTTCCATGCATGCCTTGATCCCTATTCAGGCATAGACaattgaaacaaaataataGGTTATGAGCAGCACTTTTATCACATGATAGATATATACATAACCAGGTTTTAATCCTCTTTAAAGTTAGAGTCCAAATCAAACACGCATTAGAAATGTTTGATAAATGATTTAGTACTACTTACATTTCATACTTAGTATCCACTTCCCATCCAAAATACCCATCAAAACTTTGAGGGTTCTTTTGCATGCTCCACTTTCATCCGTTGATGCAATAACATGAGTGACATTTGATTCCCACTTCTTTGAAATTGTAATTCCAGAAATTCTCTCAAATTCAGAAACTGTTTCCTGCAGTACCGACCCACAAAGGATATTATTTAGACTTTACAGTGAAAAGATGTTAAGATGGAAAGACTTAATTAATACATTAATCTTCCTTACCCTCTCTGAATTTGTCAGAGCTGAACAACAGAGAACTATTTTTTTAGAGATTCCACAGGAACTCCAGCTTGGAGTGGTAGCAAGATCTTGCTTAATAGCAACTTTACTATTTTGAACAGATGATCTAGGAGAGGTACCAAGATCATGCTTAACTTTATTATGATTAACAGATGATAGCCTAACCatgatcatgaaaaaaaaaaaagttagttcAGTATTTCTGTCTGGTTAATGTAAATAATTGGAACTTTCAGAAAAGGGTCTATTTACTTTTTCGAGTTGCAAGTCCTCTTTCTTGCCTGTGATTCCAAACTCTCACAGTGGAACTTAGATTCAGGATGAAGTGGACATAGGATAACAAAGTTTTCCTGAAATACAAACCAAGATTAGAATATATTATTTTGAACTACAAAAACAAGTAAAAACCAATAAAAGTTCTGAAAGGAAATTAGCACGTACTGTATCCCATCGGCATTGGGGCATCAACATGGCACAGGTTACATGGAAACTCTTGCGACAACTCTTTTCATAACAACCGAGGGCAGCACCTTTTATTCCACAGCAACTACATTTAATTCTTCGACTTCTAGTTAATTCAGCTTCAAGATTGATAGCAGCGCCATCTTCAAAGTACACATTTGGTGCCCTTCACATATTTTTACAGTAATCAGTCCAAAGAAACTAACATTTGAAAAGCTCCTAACTAATCCCATTAACTCTTTCAAAGTTAAGACTCAGTATATTAAAAACACAATAGATAATGTCTCAATTACACatataaaagaagaaaatatgtTTTTGCTGCTCAGAAAAAGTCTTACCATTCAGTGCAACTTCTGTGTGAATGTATGATTTTGGAGCCACCATTGTAATCTGCAGCAACTGGTCTGCCATTGTAGTAGTGAACCATATCTCCAGAAGCCTGTAATTTTGGTTTGGCAAATACGATGATTATTAACGGATTTAGAATATAAATGGACAGTGTATATATGAGGGAATTAATGTTACATGACAAAAGAAATTTAGATGAAGTAAATACCTCTGTCTCTTCAGAAGAAAGACAAAAGGCGCATTGAATTTTACTGGGAATGTTTTGGCATCTCTGCAATACCACATCACCAGTCAAAGAAAGTTTCTTCACTTTCGATGGATCAGTGAAACTTCCAACATCCAACTTGTGTTGAATGTCATCAGCTATCTCACCAGTAGAGTCCCCTATAAATGACACTTTCAACTTTCTTTTGTTCCTCAATCCATGATCACTTGACTTAGCTTTTGCTATACTGGAAAGTTTATTGGATTCCTTCATAGATTCAGAGGGTTTGATCTTATTGGCTAGAGGAACTAATAAAGCAGATAAATTAGCTATGGCATCCTCGTTTGTTTGGCCATTCACATTAGATGCTTCTTCAGAATCATTTTGCATACTGTCAAGTCTTTGCCTTTTTAAGCTCACTGGATGCTGTATCTGGTTCTGGACATGGATCTTATCACTGTTGCTACCAGGACTCTTTGAGCTAAGATCCTTGCATCTCTTTTTCTTCCCTAAGGAAATAGGCAGTTCAGTGCTAGTGTCTTTATTCTCTTCATCTAATGTTTCAGCTCCTTCAGAGGCAGCACAAATTTTCTTAGCTCTTTTGAAAGTACTGAGCGTTTCTTGACCTTTATTATTCAAATCAACACTAATTCCAAGAGCCTCCTTAGCATTTTTCTCAGGACAAGTGGCTCCACCAGTTTTTTTGGCCTTCCTACCTCTCTTTTTAGAACTCTGACAATCATTGGCATATTTGGTTCCCAGAAGGGAATTGTCACACAATTCATTAGTGCTTCCATTGCCTTCTTTCCTAGCTAGCACCTTTTTAGCTCTTGTTTTGTCTCTTGGTACTTCTTTCAGGTCTTCTGCTTGAACTGCCAATTGATCATTATCAGCAACCTGCATTTTAAAACTATTGAGCATCTCTTTGCCTTTTTCATTTAAATCAACACTAAATCCAAGAGCATCCTCAGCATCTTTCTCAAGAAATGTGGTTCCAACTGTTTTTTTCGCCTTCCGACCTCTCTTCTTAGAACTCTGACAACCTTCTTGATCATTAACATTGTTGGTTCTATGAAGGGAAGTGTCACACAATTCATTAGTGCAttggttttcttttttcctGGCTAgcttttttttgcctcttttttTGTCCTGCAGTACTTCTTTCAGGTCTTCTGATTCAACTACTAATTCATTCGTATCAGCAACCTCCATATTAGAAATATTGAGCATTTCTTGACTTTTCTCATTTGAATCTACACTCACTCCAACTTCCTTGGACTTTTTCTGAGGACACATCACTTTAACTGCTTTTTTGGCCTTACAGCCTCTCTTCTTAGAACTCTGACAACCTGCTTGATCATTAGCATTGTTGGTTCCAGGAAGAGAAGTATCATTCAGTTCAATAGTGCATCTGTCATCTTCCTTTCTAGCTGGCAATACTTTGCTTCTTTTTTTACCCTTTCGTACTTCTTTCAGGGCTTCACCTTGAACGGCCAATTCATCAGTATCAGCAACctgcatttttatttaatttagtaAAGCTGCTGACTTAACAAAACTGGACATTAAAATAGACAAATATCAAGTGGGACAAAAATCTGTACCTGCGTCTTAAAAGGACTTGTACACAATTCAGGAGAGCAAGCTCTTTGTGTCCATTCAAACATTTCACTATCAAACATATCAGCAACATTATAGGATTTACCAGGCTCTCCTTCCTACAAAAGATcagaaattgaagagaaaataAGTGGCAATTTTTCAAGGTCTGCAATAAATTTGTTATATCATAAATCATATTACTTAGTCTTAGTTGATTCTTGATTGTTTAACTCGAAAAAGTACATTACTAAATAGAAAGCTAGCATAGgataaataaactaaatatgCACTCACTTCAGGGGCCATTTCTAACGAGttttcatcatcagaatcttTGATATCACTGAAAGCAGGAATAGCTGGAAGTGACATATTAATGAATGGATCTGTACAAGTTTGCTGACTTAAATTCTCTACATTTTCATCATCTCTCAACCAAAAGAAAGGTGAAAGATTCGGTTCTTCAGATAATTTATCAACATCTCCAGGTTGTGAATGTGGCACCTGAATTCTTTTCTTGGCTGGAAATGAAGGTTTTGCATGACCAGAATCAAAAACTTTAAGATCAGAGTTACATCTTTCTATTGATCCTTGTTCTTTGAAAGTGTCCTGCTTTTCTATACAAATTTGGCTAGAATCATGCCTGTTCCGAATGTTGGAATCATCCACTGGCTTTTTTCCATCTGTAATGTGGAAATAACATAAGGGAAAAGAataacccaaacccaaaaaaaagacaacaaaaaaggcattttgaaaaagaaaaattaaaaatgacatCTTGCCAAACTTAAGAACAAGAACACCTCTATAAACAAAGAGAGAAGGTCTTGGTTATAATGAAAACAAGTATGATGCATTTGTACTCTATCCTTGTACATTAAACTAACCTATGAAAAATGTATCAAAGCTTAGGATCAAAATTAGTCTTTAGGTAGGGAGCTAAATGGTTGTTATGAAGATTAAAAATCATAAGAACATAATTAAAATGCCATTGTACATCTGTGCTCTTACATTATTAACCGCACAATTAATGTACACCCTTTTTTACATGTCAAATGCATATATACACCAGCTATTTATACCTGATGATTTAGATGCAGATGCATTCTGAGTGATAAATATATTCATTCCCGAAGCAACCTCCATACTTTTGTAAACGCTAACCAAATTATCCATGTGAGGAACAGGGCGAATCTCTGCATCAAAATGTAATAGACACCAAAAATGATAAGAGAACAATAAAGCTTAGCTAACCAGTTCTAAGAAACTGATATAATGCTTCAGCATAAAAGCTTCAAAGATTCAAACTCAAACACATACCTCTACGTCGATATGGAATTTTACAGACAGGACAATTGGAATCTGATTTCATCGATTTCACAATACACGAACTGAAAAAAAACACACAGCTAACATCAACAACCAATACAATGCAAACCCTAAAACCAAACCAACTAAACTTGTTCTGGAAGACAAACCCTTACTTGCAGAAAACATGGTTGCAATTCAGTGTAGCCGCGGAACTCAGTAAGCTCAAACTATaaagaaccaaaaaaaaaaaaaaacatttatatattgtgaaaatgataagaacaaacaaaaaaaaaggaaagaaagtcGACAATACCAAATGGGACACTTGAGCTCTCTGCCCATTCTTTCAAGATGGTTCGGATCCGCCATTGATCTATTTCTTGTGTTCAAATCACACTTTGTAATTGTTTTTCTGAGATTGAAACCAAAGCGAAgagtttttcttctttttcttccttttaaatattttcttttagtttttctttttggtGTTTTTGAATGTATATATAAAGCCGCCAATTTTCTAAGGCGCGCCTAAAGTTTCACCGTGTTTTGGTTTTGGCgggttaaataaaatttttgttttgaaaAGTGGGGTATAGCTAATTAAAGGTTCTGATTTTGCCACGTCATTAATTCTTAGTGGCGATGCTTACGTGGCAAGATCATAGCTGATAGCTTCTCCAGCACAAACGAAATTAATCTCATTTTTTATTCTGCTCATATAGTAATAATATAGCTTCTCCAAGACACCATTGAGAAATGTGGAGGCAATAAGTTTGGTCTATGTTTGGTTGAGTGGAAAGAATATAGgattaaagaaaagaaaaatgctAAAAGGTAATAATGGTATCTAGCACCttcttaattatttgttaatattgttattagtccaactaagtatcgggttccacataatttaatataatagtttttagagAGTATCCCTAATCAATCGCAACATGACATGTCGAGATGGTGCTAGGCATCACTGGCGCCTAATAGCAATATTGAAGGAAAAGAAAATAGGATTGAAGAAAAATATTATGTAATGGAAAGGAgagaaaagtatttttcattagactaattaggatttttatctcttcaattttgacatgtattaaattatgttgTTGAAATTTTAAGATTGTTAAAAATCTCTCTTAAACTATTGATattattagatttaaggatttttgtctaattttagtaagaaaaatcTAACATTGATGAAAGTTCAGGCGCATAATTTgggacatgtcaaagttcgagtggtatgatttggtatatattaaagtctggggagcataatttagtacataaacaatcacttaattaataaaattcaatGTAGTTgaataaaagtccttaaatccaacaattttaatagtttaGGGAGAATTAACGGCCATAAAATTTTAGTGGACATGATTTGATATATGTCAAAGTTTATTAGGGAAAACAATTACAAATTAACCTTTTCATTAACTTGTTTAGTATTGACATTGAGgtaaaaaatagaagaaaataaaaaaggagTTCTATTTCCacttcataaaataataattacaccttatgattttaaaaaaataaacttaaatattttttaaaaaatactcttaatatttaaaaaaaactcctcacattattttatattaattttaatacttatttttatttttttttcatatttttttcttctaaattgtatatatttttttttattttttctaagaaaaattcatataatttttattttaatttttttatcataatattttaaatataatttatttttatttgatagatatattttttaagaatataaattagaagaaaaaagttaaaaataactTAGTaccattaaaaatataaattttatataaaataaaaattattaaaatatgatatctttatttttaggctaattgtgatttttgccccctaaactttaacatgtaccaaatcatgcccctgaacttttttttaccgttaaaaattgttgggttttatgccctaaataaaacttatttcaatataatcaaatttacttattaatatagatcagaaataacatttaatgttgcatggttcacataatttatttcatgattatatgtacataatgtataaattcatctgaaacccttttcacatacttgatcctgtttattgtgtctgattagtggttaaaaatacacttttatttattttaaatgataaaataaattgagttttaattgatattttcatgaaattattgtaatatattttataaatgaaaatatttgattttgattcaatttatgtctttcttgtaggaattaaagtgtatttttgttgaaagaaagaggaaggagcaaagttgaaaagaaatgaagaaaaaaaaatggcatttttgttgAAGTCCAAAGCAACCCAACCCAATAAGGTTAAGCCTAGCCCATGAAGCTCATCATCAATTTTGTCTCTTCCAAAGCATGTGATGCAATGATGATAAGTCTAGGTCATCATCAACCCTATTTTCCTCTTCCACACTCAACCTTCATCCAAAGAGTAGAAGTCAAAATCACaatgataacaaaaataatattaattttatttttgatttgaaatgtcaaatttaattttaatatttattttataatcccaaatttttatttatttatttttagtccttttatggctctataaataggagctcattttagtaatttttagtgtgtaatttttagtgtagaaaaactatagcaaaattctctcaacttttcttctcatcttttctctttagaaattttatgagaatgattagcataatggcctaatcttccttggaaggttagggatgattccatatgcaaagtgaggttattttgtatctttgattcactttttgttgtaatgtttatttgagtaatgcaagttcatattccacttttatttttatgttcttcttccatctatactatctatgctattataccaaatatatatatagacttagtcatgctctttctatatatttttatttagtgattatagtaatggtagtattgctcatttctatcttttatgttcatttttatttactttttgttaaatgatatataggtttagtcatgctctccctatgtgtctaaaaattaataaaagtaatattaatgttcatttccttcactatcacctccatctccatctctatctctttgtcattatttttactaaaaatatataggattagtcatgctctttctatgtgttactatttagtaaaaataatattgatgtttagttttatatttaatcttttattgcattattgcttgatgtataatgtcatttctaggttctacataagattaaattatttcttttatttttaagaacttgtatactcaaaatataatgaacTTTAATGTTCCATCATTTGTGTCAACTTAGTGAATCAAAGGTACAAAATAGCTAAACAAGCATATGGATGATTCTTGaagcctttctctcttttacTATTGATTACACATCTATTtgctttcttttaatatttattatcaaattaaaaatcacaaaatcattagttactattatcacttattattaaccttttgtttttatttttctactaacgcttttgtccataatcaccttcctgtggaatcgaccgcccgatctatactacaaccaccgctagtggaagtcacatttgggcgttaaacaaattttggcgccgttgccggggaggtaATTTTTCGAAAGCTATTGAAATCTACAATCAAGAGGTTAGTAACTTTTTtttgttacattttattttcttgtgaATATTGTCTTATGTtgtgtaaatatttgtaaaaaaaaaattaccaagaattcAAAGTATGCTCTAAGGTTGCGGTTTTATCCGATCTTCCTTATCAGAAatgatttcttgaaaaaaaaaaaaaagtctattccctttattttttttttttattatttttttactttaatttttgtttagtgTGATTGTTTATACTATCTTTTAGttattgtttcttttttttcattAGTGTTTTATTTGTCTTTTTCTTAGTACTCATAGCATTTAAGTCCtctaaaaaatcataaaatacaaaaaaaaaaaagtaagttaTAAAAACTCCTTCATAAAACGCTTAGTATTTGGTACAACAGTGTAATATTGTATATGACACAAACCAAGATTGTTCTGTCTAGAAAGATTGGTTTTTAAATAAGGTTTGTGTTAGTGTACCCTCCACCTTACCTGGGAACCTCGGTTCTGTCTAGGCAAGGTTGGGACGAAGCGGTACCTTGGCAACCTTTCCAATTGGCCTGGGAACATTTTTGtgttaatcattgtaatattacATTTTTGTGCTATTTACTATAACAAAAACAACCTTGTTTTATCAAAAATAAGCAACTCATTTTTGCTTAGAAAGGTCTTTGGTTGAAAAGGTTAGTGACCCCTTCACACTTACCTGGTAACCCCGGGGAGTTCTAGTAAGTTGTGAAGGACCATTCTAAAAACCTCCAAATTAACCTGGGAACAagttgaacaaaaaaaaaaattaaatatatttaaaaaaaaaaaaaagcaaacaaGAGTGGATGAGTAACTCTTCTTCTGACGAAACCACTTCTAGTGAAACTTCGTCCAATCCATCCACTACTCCTTCTCCCATTCACACGATAATCGGTAATCCTTTcgcaatgaataataataatgaaatacaaCAGAGAACACTTAATGATTACCTTCACCCCACCCAAACTTCCATACCATCATGCTTCATATTTCCACCTAATATGCCAAGTCTTGGTGTCAAACCCGGCATTATTCAACTTTTGCCAACTTTTCATGGAATAGAAAATGAAAATCCATACGTGCATATTAGGGAGTTTGAGGAAGTTGTTGACACTTTTTATGACCGAGCAACCATCAATGATGCTGCACGCTTAAAGTTTTTCCCCTTCTCCTTGAAGGATAAAGCTAAAAGTTGGTTGTATTCTTTGAGATCTAGGTCTATTGGAACATGGGAAGAAATGACCAAAAcattttttgttaaatattttccTGTCCATAAGACCAACAGTTTGAAAAGACAAATCTCAACATTTTCCCAAAAAGACAATGAAACGTTCTATCAAGTCTGGGAGAGATTTAAAGATCTCTTAAGTCAGTGTCCACACCACGGGTACGAGAGTTGGCGCATCGTCAGCTACTTCTATGAAGGCCTCACAAGTCGTGAGCGCCAGTTCGTAGAAATGATGTGCAACGGTGAGTTCCTTCAAAAGGAACCCGAAGAAGCTCTTGAGTTTCTCATTGAGCTTGCTGAAAAATCTCACACATGGACTGGTCCAAGTGCTGCTGAAAGCACCAACAGAAATCGACCAGCTGGGATTTACCAACTTCGGGAAGAGGATAGCTTAAAGGCCCAAGTCGAAGCTTTAAAAAAGCAAATTGAAATCCTTACGACTAAAGATGGCCAAAAAGGGCGCATGGTTGCCCAAGCACAAACCAGACCACTCGAACCTTGTTTCGTTTGTGGAGAAAATGACCATTTAGCTAAGGACTGCTTAGTTTACAAAGAAATGAAGGGGGTTCATGAGGAGCAATGCAATGCCTTAGGGCAATATAACAAGCCATTCTCCCATGCGTACAACCCTGGTTGGAGAAACCACCCGAATTTCAGTTGGAGAGATAATTCCAACCAAGGTCAAACGTCTGGAGGACAATGGAGAAATGAGAATCAAGCTCAACCTCCAAAGGCATATCATGCACCTCAATACCATGCTCAACAACAAGGAAACTCCCTTGAAAATACAATTCATGCATTCATTGAGGAACAAACCAAAATCAATCGCCAATTAAAGGAAGATGTCCAAGAAATAAAAagtcaattttcaaaattgaacaCATCCTTAGCTATTTCTGAGAAAGGCAGACTTCCTTCCCAACCTCAATTCAATGCACAAGGGCAACATATGGCTGAAACCTCCACCTCTAATGACCCCATCGTTAAAGGGGTTAACGCCATCACAACAAGAAGTGGTAAAGCTTTGGAAGATCCATCCATCAAAACCACTacttcaaattcaaaagttgcCCCTGATAGTGCACCGATAAATGCTCAAGCAAAAGTACCATTTCCCCAGGCTCTTAGACCTGTTGGAAAAATTCCTGAAAACCGAGCTGAACTCCTTGAGCACTTGACACAAGTGaagattaatcttcctttgctTCATATCATAAAACAAGTGCCAGCTTATGCCAAAATCATCAAGGACTTGTGCACTGCTAAGAGAAAGCACCATGTCAAGAAGAATGCTTTCTTGACTGAACAAGTGAGTGCGGTGATCGAACAAAAGACACCGCCAAAATACAAAGATCCTGGTTGTCCCACCATTTCATGCCAAATTGGGACTCATGAAGTCAGCCAAGCTTTGCTTGACCTTGGCGCGAGTGTGAATCTCATGCCTTACTCTGTGTACTCGCAACTTGGTCTTGGAGAAATGAAGCCAACATCTGTTATGCTGCAGCTTGCTGACCGCTCTATCAAAAAGCCTCGGGGTATCGTTGAAGATGTTCTTGTTCAAATTGAGAAATTCTATTATCCCGTGGACTTCCTTGTTCTAGATACTCAATCTGTGGTCAACATGGAATCCAAAATTCCCATCATCCTTGGAAGACCATTCCTTGCCACTGCAAATGCTTTGATCAATTGTCGTAATGgtctaatgaaaatatcatttgGAAATATGACACTTGAGGTCAACATTTTTCACATTGGGAAACAACTTCAAGAGGATGAAGAATGTCATCAAACATTCATGATTGACAATCTTGTTTCTGAAGAGATTCAATTGCAAAGAAATTTCGTTAATCTTGATGAACTCCTCTCTCGCCTTGAAAATGAAAATCCCAGTTTCGTTGAGTCCGCTCTTGCTACCGTTGATCAATTGGACACACAAAACAGAGGGAAGAAATTTTGGAAGCCACACTTTGAAGCATTACCTCGTGAGA
This region of Cannabis sativa cultivar Pink pepper isolate KNU-18-1 chromosome 7, ASM2916894v1, whole genome shotgun sequence genomic DNA includes:
- the LOC115697783 gene encoding uncharacterized protein LOC115697783; the protein is MSGLRAFSSPDLPSSQNHAERSEDHSFEGISTSVKLLLKLVQDHNEAGGSKDDRKTQRVAGMMSILEDLKTRIQKSQSSGRKPELRRCNTDLKPSSNAPREKKPNEMLVCSSCSSSINDDKEKLKRQLSMSLAARKSLEIMCTSLGKEKEIMASELSRKVQEIAELEELISDLRAQNDMLLGKVKACAVEHKDIINNNKRLLLSGVGESSQGGNNNAALQERNKTLSEQLLKSLDGYRSMKRKLKDCQEENGKMENVIERIGGEVKNGVERVKSLKEKIIIGNKKNNNNNNNNDESVDIIEDIKALEGMFEDLNLKISKHRYKKSESPKKNKSDTKKVSKCSATAAVLE
- the LOC115697782 gene encoding protein BREAST CANCER SUSCEPTIBILITY 1 homolog, with protein sequence MADPNHLERMGRELKCPICLSLLSSAATLNCNHVFCNSCIVKSMKSDSNCPVCKIPYRRREIRPVPHMDNLVSVYKSMEVASGMNIFITQNASASKSSDGKKPVDDSNIRNRHDSSQICIEKQDTFKEQGSIERCNSDLKVFDSGHAKPSFPAKKRIQVPHSQPGDVDKLSEEPNLSPFFWLRDDENVENLSQQTCTDPFINMSLPAIPAFSDIKDSDDENSLEMAPEEGEPGKSYNVADMFDSEMFEWTQRACSPELCTSPFKTQVADTDELAVQGEALKEVRKGKKRSKVLPARKEDDRCTIELNDTSLPGTNNANDQAGCQSSKKRGCKAKKAVKVMCPQKKSKEVGVSVDSNEKSQEMLNISNMEVADTNELVVESEDLKEVLQDKKRGKKKLARKKENQCTNELCDTSLHRTNNVNDQEGCQSSKKRGRKAKKTVGTTFLEKDAEDALGFSVDLNEKGKEMLNSFKMQVADNDQLAVQAEDLKEVPRDKTRAKKVLARKEGNGSTNELCDNSLLGTKYANDCQSSKKRGRKAKKTGGATCPEKNAKEALGISVDLNNKGQETLSTFKRAKKICAASEGAETLDEENKDTSTELPISLGKKKRCKDLSSKSPGSNSDKIHVQNQIQHPVSLKRQRLDSMQNDSEEASNVNGQTNEDAIANLSALLVPLANKIKPSESMKESNKLSSIAKAKSSDHGLRNKRKLKVSFIGDSTGEIADDIQHKLDVGSFTDPSKVKKLSLTGDVVLQRCQNIPSKIQCAFCLSSEETEASGDMVHYYNGRPVAADYNGGSKIIHSHRSCTEWAPNVYFEDGAAINLEAELTRSRRIKCSCCGIKGAALGCYEKSCRKSFHVTCAMLMPQCRWDTENFVILCPLHPESKFHCESLESQARKRTCNSKKLSSVNHNKVKHDLGTSPRSSVQNSKVAIKQDLATTPSWSSCGISKKIVLCCSALTNSERETVSEFERISGITISKKWESNVTHVIASTDESGACKRTLKVLMGILDGKWILSMKWIKACMEAMKLVDEECFEVTVDSHGIQDGPRLGRLRVQNKQPKLFDGFKFYFMGDFESSYKGYLQDLIAAAGGTILHRKPVSSPHKEMLFSSFESQTYVIYSLELLNHSDPTKRDETISHRRYNAEVLASSSEAKVVSNSWVLNSIAASKLQSF